From one Gossypium hirsutum isolate 1008001.06 chromosome D08, Gossypium_hirsutum_v2.1, whole genome shotgun sequence genomic stretch:
- the LOC107933569 gene encoding uncharacterized protein, whose product MSSSAVEAEAPDLVCQLDNVQGMVDALSAVRWKRHQDAVVELSEHGVVLIVEDTGCLQAKVYLQRELFVRYEYHAEGRPRFGVSLGLFVDCLNSFSAPGRSSMIEIQYPGPDMQLLIKSVDSLDACIYAEIRTRIPDTISWDYNFEPAGSTPLTFTVKSAALKEAIDDLEWPGSSIQINLQPDPPCITFKGEGHGDLQIDFTYYVNTDLVIAFHCDCQVSYRYKYKFLRATTSNLPSSVIKDNRGSKLTIGRGGMLKVQHLVSVARSATSHPHIDSAEHQQPSRIAYIEFFVKSEVDE is encoded by the exons ATGAGCTCGTCGGCAGTAGAAGCAGAAGCGCCGGATCTGGTGTGCCAGTTGGACAACGTCCAAGGTATGGTCGACGCACTCTCTGCCGTTCGATGGAAACGCCATCAg GACGCAGTGGTGGAATTATCAGAGCATGGTGTCGTTTTGATCGTGGAGGATACTGGTTGTCTTCAAGCCAAAGTTTATCTTCAACGTGAG CTATTCGTTCGCTATGAATATCATGCTGAAGGGCGACCACGATTTGGAGTAAGCTTGGGCCTCTTTGTCGACTGTTTGAACTCATTTTCTGCACCTGGACGTTCAAGTATGATCGAGATTCAATACCCAGGACCTGATATGCAGCTTCTTATAAA GTCTGTTGATTCACTTGATGCTTGTATTTATGCGGAAATCAGGACAAGAATTCCAGATACAATTTCATGGGACTACAACTTTGAACCTGCCGGAAGCACACCACTTACTTTTACTGTCAAG TCCGCAGCATTAAAGGAAGCAATTGATGATCTAGAATGGCCAGGGTCGAGCATCCAGATCAATCTACAGCCAGACCCCCCATGCATTACGTTTAAAGGAGAAGGCCATGGAGACTTGCAG ATAGATTTCACCTATTATGTAAATACGGATCTTGTGATTGCATTTCACTGTGATTGCCAAGTATCCTATAG GTATAAATACAAGTTTCTTCGAGCAACAACTTCGAATCTACCCAGCAGTGTTATTAAAGATAACAGAGGAAGTAAACTGACCATTGGGAGAGGAGGGATGTTGAAAGTTCAACACTTGGTTTCAGTTGCTAGATCAGCTACTTCACATCCTCATATTGATTCTGCTGAGCATCAACAACCTAGTCGAATTGCTTATATCGAGTTCTTTGTGAAGTCTGAGGTAGATGAATAA
- the LOC107933568 gene encoding calmodulin-interacting protein 111 isoform X1: MPSKSKKQSKTPSRQSNSDLSASPRTPSVTSLDSEVSEEDLRCSIDEVSKQYPSLIGKSAFIGRVNYVDSETRSCKIWLSESSMVASYLAPGSLVSVSLSALKNKHSNGFPLSSVTDEYTLPFGVGSANETTKEVGNYFALATVFPSCKVLKNGVRLSSSLSYTLGSPSSGSIVFVYPIQSEFQTGLINESEKGHNPNSNCLSLYSCQQLHLELTSKNTVNTSYDIQSKMEFSTGRSHDRFENGITSSPKTPLYQSKLSSLHSAQVDSPFCEGSASNISKPNGLCVDSFDVKEILRDESSKKLLETCATSWLYSRNLLRGNIVAIPILSELCIFCVIGAGISNQDLANGSHHSLPPQTLEPMEHVNSAFVVDHKTEVYLRSSLDLSSETQAERPSPCVQNDSGNVKTIMEHDIPDLGGLSKEYAILKEIISSLVKNALSSFGLQTTKGVLIHGPPGTGKTSLARICVHDAGVNLFCVNGPEIVSQYHGESEQELHKVFESAIQAAPSVVFIDELDAIAPARKEGGEQLSQRMVATLLNLMDGVSTTDGVLVIAATNRPDSIEPALRRPGRFDRELEIGVPSPKQRLDILRTLLRNMDHCISDMQVQQLAMATHGFVGADLASLCNEAALVCLRRYSKFRVSCRGLGSCEMPITYVGQSGNNMEGMEGGSGLRDISSSSSDSASSCKLPDSTEMVSQITASIQNGINNNSEGLSLVKENCLLSLVFEDFEKARMKVRPSAMREIILEVPKVNWEDVGGQREIKTQLMEAVEWPQKHQDAFKRIGTRPPTGVLMFGPPGCSKTLMARAVASEAGLNFLAVKGPELFSKWVGESEKAVRSLFAKARANAPSIIFFDEIDSLAVTRGKDNDGVSVSDRVMSQLLVELDGLHQRVDVTVIGATNRPDKIDPALLRPGRFDRLLYVGPPNENDREDIFRIHLSKSPCSSDVSLKELAHLTEGCTGADISLICREAAVIALEESLDAEELTMCHIKTAIRQARPSEIQLYQELSAKFERLVHSSSVEKN, from the exons ATGCCTTCAAAGTCCAAGAAGCAATCGAAGACGCCTTCAAGGCAATCAAATTCCGACCTATCGGCTTCTCCACGGACACCGTCGGTGACTTCTCTTGATTCAGAAGTTAGTGAAGAAGATCTTAGGTGCTCCATTGACGAAGTTTCGAAGCAATATCCTTCTCTTATTGGAAAATCTGCTTTCATTGGACGAGTTAATTATGTTGATTCCGAAACTAGAAGCTGTAAAATTTGGTTGTCAGAGTCTTCTATGGTCGCTTCTTATCTCGCTCCTGGTTCATTAGTATCG GTCTCACTTTCTGCTTTGAAGAATAAACATTCAAATGGATTTCCTTTAAGTTCTGTAACAGATGAATATACTCTACCTTTTGGTGTTGGTTCGGCCAATGAAACTACAAAAGAAGTTGGAAACTACTTTGCACTTGCTACAGTTTTTCCATCTTGTAAG gTTTTGAAGAATGGAGTCAGATTGTCTTCAAGCCTTTCATATACACTGGGTTCTCCCTCTTCTGGCAGTATCGTGTTTGTTTACCCTATTCAAAGTGAATTTCAAACTGGTCTTATAAATGAGAGTGAAAAGGGTCATAACCCAAATTCTAATTGCCTCTCATTGTATAGCTGCCAGCAATTGCATCTGGAGCTGACTTCTAAGAATACAGTAAATACAAGCTATGATATACAATCTAAAATGGAATTCTCTACAGGGAGAAGTCATGATCGATTTGAGAATGGAATAACATCTTCCCCTAAGACGCCATTATATCAGTCAAAGCTGAGTTCTCTTCATTCTGCTCAGGTAGATTCACCCTTTTGTGAAGGCTCTGCGTCAAATATCTCCAAACCAAATGGTTTATGTGTTGATTCATTTGATGTTAAAGAGATTTTAAGGGATGAAAGTTCTAAGAAGCTACTAGAGACCTGTGCTACTTCATGGTTGTATTCACGAAATCTATTGCGTGGAAATATTGTGGCCATTCCAATTCTTTCGGAGCTTTGCATTTTCTGTGTGATAGGTGCTGGTATCAGTAACCAAGATTTGGCAAATGGAAGTCATCATAGCTTGCCCCCACAAACTCTTGAACCAATGGAGCATGTGAATAGTGCTTTTGTTGTAGACCACAAGACTGAAGTATACTTACGGTCATCATTGGATTTGTCTTCTGAAACTCAAGCTGAAAGACCTTCACCGTGTGTGCAAAATGACTCTGGCAATGTGAAAACCATTATGGAGCATGATATTCCAGATTTGGGTGGCTTGTCTAAAGAATATGCAATATTGAAGGAAATCATTTCCTCATTGGTGAAGAATGCTTTGTCAAG ttttggtttacaAACTACAAAGGGAGTGCTTATTCATGGCCCACCTGGAACGGGAAAGACTTCTTTGGCACGGATATGTGTTCATGATGCTGGTGTTAACCTCTTCTGTGTTAATGGACCCGAGATTGTTAGTCAATATCATGGAGAAAGTGAGCAAGAATTACACAAAGTTTTTGAGTCAGCTATACAGGCTGCACCTTCCGTG GTTTTCATTGATGAGTTGGATGCCATAGCTCCTGCACGGAAAGAAGGAGGTGAACAACTATCCCAAAGAATGGTTGCTACTTTGTTGAATTTGATGGATGGGGTTAGTACAACTGATGGAGTACTTGTGATTGCTGCTACCAACAGGCCTGATAGCATTGAGCCTGCACTTAGACGACCTGGAAGATTTGACAGGGAACTTGAGATTG GTGTGCCATCTCCAAAGCAACGGCTAGATATACTTCGTACTCTTCTCAGAAACATGGACCACTGCATTTCAGATATGCAAGTTCAGCAACTTGCCATGGCTACACATGGTTTTGTAGGTGCTGATCTAGCTTCCCTTTGTAATGAGGCAGCTTTAGTTTGTCTTAGGCGCTACTCTAAATTTAGAGTTTCTTGTCGTGGTTTGGGATCCTGTGAAATGCCAATAACATATGTAGGCCAGTCAGGCAATAATATGGAAGGAATGGAAGGTGGAAGTGGTTTAAGAGACATTTCATCTAGTTCTTCAGATTCTGCATCCTCTTGCAAATTGCCTGATTCTACTGAGATGGTCTCACAAATAACAGCTAGCATCCAGAATGGCATTAACAATAATTCTGAAGGACTGTCTTTGGTGAAAGAAAATTGCCTGCTAAGTTTGGTGTTTGAGGATTTTGAAAAGGCCAGGATGAAAGTGAGACCTAGTGCCATGCGTGAG ATCATACTTGAGGTTCCAAAAGTTAACTGGGAAGATGTTGGCGGTCAAAGGGAGATCAAAACTCAGCTAATGGAAGCTGTTGAATGGCCTCAAAAACACCAGGATGCATTTAAGAGGATTGGTACTCGGCCTCCCACAGGGGTGTTGATGTTTGGACCTCCAGGTTGTAGCAAAACCCTCATGGCTCGTGCTGTGGCTTCTGAGGCTGGATTGAATTTTCTAGCGGTGAAGGGTCCAGAACTTTTCAGCAAATGGGTTGGTGAGTCTGAGAAGGCAGTAAGATCCCTTTTTGCAAAGGCAAGGGCTAATGCTCCGTCAATcattttttttgatgaaattgatagcCTTGCTGTAACTCGTGGGAAGGATAATGATGGGGTTTCAGTTTCTGACAGGGTCATGAGTCAACTTCTTGTTGAGTTGGATG GTTTGCATCAAAGAGTTGATGTTACTGTTATTGGAGCTACTAATCGACCAGACAAGATTGACCCTGCCCTTCTAAGACCAG GACGTTTCGATCGACTGTTATATGTGGGACCACCAAATGAGAATGACCGTGAAGATATATTTCGCATCCATTTGAGCAAAAGTCCTTGCAGCTCTGATGTTAGCTTAAAAGAGCTTGCTCATCTCACGGAGGGCTGTACTGGTGCCGATATATCATTGATTTGCCGGGAGGCAGCTGTCATAGCTCTTGAG GAGAGCCTTGATGCTGAAGAATTAACAATGTGCCACATAAAAACTGCAATCAGACAAGCACGGCCATCGGAGATTCAGTTGTATCAAGAGCTATCAGCAAAGTTTGAAAGGCTTGTTCACTCCAGCTCTGTGGAAAAGAACTAG
- the LOC107933568 gene encoding calmodulin-interacting protein 111 isoform X2, giving the protein MNILYLLVLVRPMKLQKKLETTLHLLQFFHLVLKNGVRLSSSLSYTLGSPSSGSIVFVYPIQSEFQTGLINESEKGHNPNSNCLSLYSCQQLHLELTSKNTVNTSYDIQSKMEFSTGRSHDRFENGITSSPKTPLYQSKLSSLHSAQVDSPFCEGSASNISKPNGLCVDSFDVKEILRDESSKKLLETCATSWLYSRNLLRGNIVAIPILSELCIFCVIGAGISNQDLANGSHHSLPPQTLEPMEHVNSAFVVDHKTEVYLRSSLDLSSETQAERPSPCVQNDSGNVKTIMEHDIPDLGGLSKEYAILKEIISSLVKNALSSFGLQTTKGVLIHGPPGTGKTSLARICVHDAGVNLFCVNGPEIVSQYHGESEQELHKVFESAIQAAPSVVFIDELDAIAPARKEGGEQLSQRMVATLLNLMDGVSTTDGVLVIAATNRPDSIEPALRRPGRFDRELEIGVPSPKQRLDILRTLLRNMDHCISDMQVQQLAMATHGFVGADLASLCNEAALVCLRRYSKFRVSCRGLGSCEMPITYVGQSGNNMEGMEGGSGLRDISSSSSDSASSCKLPDSTEMVSQITASIQNGINNNSEGLSLVKENCLLSLVFEDFEKARMKVRPSAMREIILEVPKVNWEDVGGQREIKTQLMEAVEWPQKHQDAFKRIGTRPPTGVLMFGPPGCSKTLMARAVASEAGLNFLAVKGPELFSKWVGESEKAVRSLFAKARANAPSIIFFDEIDSLAVTRGKDNDGVSVSDRVMSQLLVELDGLHQRVDVTVIGATNRPDKIDPALLRPGRFDRLLYVGPPNENDREDIFRIHLSKSPCSSDVSLKELAHLTEGCTGADISLICREAAVIALEESLDAEELTMCHIKTAIRQARPSEIQLYQELSAKFERLVHSSSVEKN; this is encoded by the exons ATGAATATACTCTACCTTTTGGTGTTGGTTCGGCCAATGAAACTACAAAAGAAGTTGGAAACTACTTTGCACTTGCTACAGTTTTTCCATCTT gTTTTGAAGAATGGAGTCAGATTGTCTTCAAGCCTTTCATATACACTGGGTTCTCCCTCTTCTGGCAGTATCGTGTTTGTTTACCCTATTCAAAGTGAATTTCAAACTGGTCTTATAAATGAGAGTGAAAAGGGTCATAACCCAAATTCTAATTGCCTCTCATTGTATAGCTGCCAGCAATTGCATCTGGAGCTGACTTCTAAGAATACAGTAAATACAAGCTATGATATACAATCTAAAATGGAATTCTCTACAGGGAGAAGTCATGATCGATTTGAGAATGGAATAACATCTTCCCCTAAGACGCCATTATATCAGTCAAAGCTGAGTTCTCTTCATTCTGCTCAGGTAGATTCACCCTTTTGTGAAGGCTCTGCGTCAAATATCTCCAAACCAAATGGTTTATGTGTTGATTCATTTGATGTTAAAGAGATTTTAAGGGATGAAAGTTCTAAGAAGCTACTAGAGACCTGTGCTACTTCATGGTTGTATTCACGAAATCTATTGCGTGGAAATATTGTGGCCATTCCAATTCTTTCGGAGCTTTGCATTTTCTGTGTGATAGGTGCTGGTATCAGTAACCAAGATTTGGCAAATGGAAGTCATCATAGCTTGCCCCCACAAACTCTTGAACCAATGGAGCATGTGAATAGTGCTTTTGTTGTAGACCACAAGACTGAAGTATACTTACGGTCATCATTGGATTTGTCTTCTGAAACTCAAGCTGAAAGACCTTCACCGTGTGTGCAAAATGACTCTGGCAATGTGAAAACCATTATGGAGCATGATATTCCAGATTTGGGTGGCTTGTCTAAAGAATATGCAATATTGAAGGAAATCATTTCCTCATTGGTGAAGAATGCTTTGTCAAG ttttggtttacaAACTACAAAGGGAGTGCTTATTCATGGCCCACCTGGAACGGGAAAGACTTCTTTGGCACGGATATGTGTTCATGATGCTGGTGTTAACCTCTTCTGTGTTAATGGACCCGAGATTGTTAGTCAATATCATGGAGAAAGTGAGCAAGAATTACACAAAGTTTTTGAGTCAGCTATACAGGCTGCACCTTCCGTG GTTTTCATTGATGAGTTGGATGCCATAGCTCCTGCACGGAAAGAAGGAGGTGAACAACTATCCCAAAGAATGGTTGCTACTTTGTTGAATTTGATGGATGGGGTTAGTACAACTGATGGAGTACTTGTGATTGCTGCTACCAACAGGCCTGATAGCATTGAGCCTGCACTTAGACGACCTGGAAGATTTGACAGGGAACTTGAGATTG GTGTGCCATCTCCAAAGCAACGGCTAGATATACTTCGTACTCTTCTCAGAAACATGGACCACTGCATTTCAGATATGCAAGTTCAGCAACTTGCCATGGCTACACATGGTTTTGTAGGTGCTGATCTAGCTTCCCTTTGTAATGAGGCAGCTTTAGTTTGTCTTAGGCGCTACTCTAAATTTAGAGTTTCTTGTCGTGGTTTGGGATCCTGTGAAATGCCAATAACATATGTAGGCCAGTCAGGCAATAATATGGAAGGAATGGAAGGTGGAAGTGGTTTAAGAGACATTTCATCTAGTTCTTCAGATTCTGCATCCTCTTGCAAATTGCCTGATTCTACTGAGATGGTCTCACAAATAACAGCTAGCATCCAGAATGGCATTAACAATAATTCTGAAGGACTGTCTTTGGTGAAAGAAAATTGCCTGCTAAGTTTGGTGTTTGAGGATTTTGAAAAGGCCAGGATGAAAGTGAGACCTAGTGCCATGCGTGAG ATCATACTTGAGGTTCCAAAAGTTAACTGGGAAGATGTTGGCGGTCAAAGGGAGATCAAAACTCAGCTAATGGAAGCTGTTGAATGGCCTCAAAAACACCAGGATGCATTTAAGAGGATTGGTACTCGGCCTCCCACAGGGGTGTTGATGTTTGGACCTCCAGGTTGTAGCAAAACCCTCATGGCTCGTGCTGTGGCTTCTGAGGCTGGATTGAATTTTCTAGCGGTGAAGGGTCCAGAACTTTTCAGCAAATGGGTTGGTGAGTCTGAGAAGGCAGTAAGATCCCTTTTTGCAAAGGCAAGGGCTAATGCTCCGTCAATcattttttttgatgaaattgatagcCTTGCTGTAACTCGTGGGAAGGATAATGATGGGGTTTCAGTTTCTGACAGGGTCATGAGTCAACTTCTTGTTGAGTTGGATG GTTTGCATCAAAGAGTTGATGTTACTGTTATTGGAGCTACTAATCGACCAGACAAGATTGACCCTGCCCTTCTAAGACCAG GACGTTTCGATCGACTGTTATATGTGGGACCACCAAATGAGAATGACCGTGAAGATATATTTCGCATCCATTTGAGCAAAAGTCCTTGCAGCTCTGATGTTAGCTTAAAAGAGCTTGCTCATCTCACGGAGGGCTGTACTGGTGCCGATATATCATTGATTTGCCGGGAGGCAGCTGTCATAGCTCTTGAG GAGAGCCTTGATGCTGAAGAATTAACAATGTGCCACATAAAAACTGCAATCAGACAAGCACGGCCATCGGAGATTCAGTTGTATCAAGAGCTATCAGCAAAGTTTGAAAGGCTTGTTCACTCCAGCTCTGTGGAAAAGAACTAG
- the LOC107933574 gene encoding alpha,alpha-trehalose-phosphate synthase [UDP-forming] 5 — MVSRSYSNLLDLAYGGTPTLSQEKKRFRRVATVPGLLSEVEDDNCNSVSSDAPSSVSQERMIIVGNQLPLRVHQNTDDEGWCFSWDEDSLLLQLKDGLGEDVEVIYVGCLKEEVPPNEQDDVAQTLLETFKCVPAFLPPELFTKFYHGFCKQHLWPLFHYMLPLSPDLGGRFDRSLWQAYVSVNKIFADKVMEVINPDDDYVWVHDYHLMVLPTFLRKRFNRVKLGFFLHSPFPSSEIYRTLPVREELLRALLNSDLIGFHTFDYARHFLTCCSRMLGLSYQSKRGYIGLEYYGRTVSIKILPVGIHIGQLQSVLNLPETESKVAELRNKFRGQTVMLGVDDMDIFKGISLKLLAMEQLLMQHTENAGQVVLVQIANPARGRGRDVEEVRSEAYATVKRINNAFGRPGYDPVVLIDTPLQFYERIAYYVIAECCLVTAVRDGMNLIPYEYIICRQGNEKLDQTLGLNPLGPKRSMLVVSEFIGCSPSLSGAIRVNPWNIDAVADAMDSALILSEAEKQLRHEKHYRYVSTHDVAYWARSFLQDLERACRDHLRKRCWGIGFGLGFRVVAMDPNFRKLSVEHIVAAYKRTKNRAILLDYDSTLLLTSSLSTIPNVEAVGILNNLCRDPKNVVFLVSAKDRKTLTEWFSCCEKLGIAAENGYFIRPKHDADWETCISVPDFDWKQIAEPVMKLYTETTDGSAIETKESSLVWNYRDADPDFGFCQAKELLDHLESVLANEPVLVKSGQHIVEVKPQGVNKGLVAEHLLVTMKQKGMLPDFVLCIGDDRSDEDMFEVIMRATAGPYLSPVADVFACTVGQKCSKAKYYVEDRTEILRMFQVLANASEHASKIAPRPSNRAIIDRV; from the exons ATGGTTTCGAGGTCTTATTCTAACCTCTTGGACCTTGCTTATGGTGGTACCCCAACTCTTAGTCAAGAAAAAAAGAGGTTTCGTCGGGTGGCTACTGTCCCCGGGCTCTTGTCGGAGGTAGAAGACGATAACTGCAACAGTGTTAGCTCTGATGCTCCTTCTTCAGTTTCTCAAGAACGGATGATTATCGTGGGAAACCAGCTTCCACTTCGAGTACATCAAAATACTGATGATGAGGGGTGGTGCTTTAGCTGGGATGAAGATTCACTTCTTTTGCAACTCAAAGATGGGCTTGGAGAAGATGTAGAAGTAATCTATGTAGGTTGCCTTAAAGAGGAGGTTCCTCCTAACGAACAAGACGATGTGGCCCAAACATTGCTTGAAACTTTCAAATGTGTCCCTGCATTCCTCCCTCCCGAGCTTTTCACTAAGTTCTATCATGGATTCTGTAAGCAACATCTGTGGCCTTTATTTCACTACATGCTTCCTCTATCACCAGATCTTGGTGGTCGTTTTGATCGCTCCCTTTGGCAAGCTTATGTTTCTGTGAACAAGATTTTTGCCGACAAAGTTATGGAAGTCATAAACCCTGATGACGATTATGTGTGGGTTCATGACTATCATTTGATGGTTTTGCCAACATTTTTGAGGAAGAGGTTTAATAGGGTGAAGCTTGGATTTTTCCTCCATAGCCCATTTCCATCATCTGAAATATATAGGACACTTCCTGTAAGAGAGGAACTTTTAAGAGCACTACTCAACTCTGACCTCATTGGCTTTCATACTTTTGATTATGCCAGGCACTTCCTCACGTGTTGCAGCAGAATGCTCGGTCTTTCTTATCAGTCAAAGCGTGGCTACATAGGGCTTGAATATTATGGTCGGACGGTGAGTATTAAGATTCTTCCAGTTGGGATTCATATAGGACAGCTTCAGTCTGTGCTGAATCTTCCTGAGACTGAATCTAAGGTGGCTGAGTTACGCAATAAATTTAGGGGTCAAACTGTTATGCTTGGGGTTGATGACATGGACATATTTAAGGGGATCAGCCTGAAGCTTTTGGCCATGGAACAATTGCTCATGCAACATACTGAGAATGCCGGTCAGGTTGTTTTGGTTCAAATTGCAAATCCTGCAAGAGGCCGAGGAAGAGATGTAGAAGAAGTCCGGTCTGAAGCTTATGCCACAGTGAAGAGGATTAATAATGCGTTTGGAAGACCAGGATATGATCCAGTGGTTTTAATTGATACCCCTCTCCAGTTTTACGAGCGGATTGCTTATTACGTTATAGCTGAGTGTTGTCTGGTTACAGCGGTGAGGGATGGGATGAACCTTATACCATATGAATATATTATATGCCGACAAGGAAACGAAAAGCTAGATCAGACCCTGGGGCTAAATCCCTTGGGACCAAAAAGGAGCATGTTGGTTGTTTCTGAATTTATTGGATGCTCACCATCCCTGAGTGGGGCAATTCGAGTAAATCCATGGAACATTGATGCTGTGGCTGACGCTATGGATTCCGCACTTATTCTCTCCGAGGCAGAAAAGCAATTGCGGCATGAGAAACATTACAGGTACGTGAGTACACATGATGTTGCATATTGGGCACGTAGCTTTTTGCAGGATCTTGAGAGGGCTTGCCGGGATCATTTAAGGAAGCGGTGCTGGGGAATTGGTTTTGGTTTAGGGTTCCGAGTAGTAGCTATGGATCCAAATTTCAGGAAGCTTTCTGTTGAGCACATTGTTGCAGCTTACAAGAGAACCAAGAACCGAGCAATTCTTTTGGATTACGATAGCACCTTGCTGCTGACTAGTTCATTAAGTACTATCCCCAATGTAGAGGCTGTTGGAATCTTGAACAATCTGTGTAGAGATCCCAAGAATGTTGTTTTCCTGGTCAGTGCAAAAGATAGAAAGACTCTAACTGAATGGTTTTCCTGTTGTGAGAAGCTCGGAATTGCAGCAGAGAATGGCTATTTTATCAG GCCAAAACATGATGCAGATTGGGAAACTTGTATCTCTGTGCCGGACTTTGATTGGAAGCAGATTGCTGAGCCCGTGATGAAATTGTACACTGAAACGACAGATGGTTCTGCCATTGAGACTAAAGAGAGCTCCCTTGTGTGGAACTACCGAGATGCTGATCCTGATTTCGGATTTTGCCAGGCTAAGGAACTTTTAGATCACCTCGAAAGCGTTCTTGCTAATGAGCCAGTTTTGGTTAAGAGTGGCCAGCACATTGTAGAAGTTAAACCTCAG GGTGTGAACAAGGGTCTGGTTGCGGAACATCTCCTGGTGACAATGAAACAAAAGGGAATGCTACCCGATTTTGTTCTGTGTATTGGGGATGACAGGTCTGATGAGGACATGTTTGAGGTGATAATGCGAGCAACGGCTGGCCCCTATCTCTCCCCAGTAGCGGATGTGTTTGCTTGCACGGTTGGGCAGAAATGTAGCAAGGCCAAGTACTACGTGGAAGACAGAACTGAGATATTGAGAATGTTTCAGGTTCTAGCCAATGCTTCTGAACATGCTTCCAAGATTGCTCCCCGCCCTTCTAACCGAGCCATTATTGACAGGGTGTGA
- the LOC107933575 gene encoding transcription factor MYB93 produces MGRSPCCSSDDANLKKGPWTPEEDEKLLDYINTHGHGNWKTLPKHAGLNRCGKSCRLRWANYLRPDIKRGRFSEEEERLIVNLHSTLGNKWSKIATYLPGRTDNEIKNFWNTHIRKKLLNMGLEPNTHKPRTDLNHLLNLTQLICAAQLGSLMNPWESSALKVQADAAQLLQNLIQTLNTNQLSTITAGLMGSQKSYPYEGLINGTSSLYADEPAPVPQKFHSMSQGVIDNSWASFEGYESPDMRS; encoded by the exons ATGGGAAGGTCTCCATGCTGTAGTTCTGATGATGCTAATCTCAAGAAGGGTCCATGGACTCCAGAAGAAGATGAGAAGCTGCTTGATTACATTAACACGCATGGCCATGGCAATTGGAAAACTCTTCCAAAGCATGCTGGCTTGAATAGATGTGGAAAGAGTTGCAGGCTAAGGTGGGCAAACTATTTGAGGCCTGACATCAAGAGGGGGAGATTCTCCGAAGAAGAAGAGAGACTTATCGTTAACCTTCATTCCACTCTTGGGAACAA GTGGTCAAAGATTGCTACTTATCTCCCTGGACGAACAGATAATGAGATCAAGAACTTTTGGAACACCCACATCAGGAAGAAGCTTCTCAACATGGGACTCGAACCAAACACCCACAAACCAAGAACTGATCTCAATCACCTTTTGAATCTTACTCAGCTGATTTGTGCTGCACAGTTAGGCAGCTTGATGAATCCTTGGGAAAGTAGTGCTCTTAAAGTGCAGGCTGATGCTGCTCAGCTATTGCAAAACCTAATCCAAACCCTGAATACCAACCAACTCTCAACTATTACTGCTGGTTTAATGGGGTCCCAGAAATCTTACCCATATGAAGGATTGATAAATGGGACAAGCTCTCTTTATGCCGATGAACCAGCCCCAGTTCCTCAGAAATTTCATTCAATGTCTCAGGGTGTAATTGACAATTCGTGGGCAAGTTTTGAAGGTTATGAAAGCCCAGATATGCGTAGTTGA